The following DNA comes from Tunturibacter psychrotolerans.
GGGCGGAATGTTGTTGTAGAAGTTGTCGTAGTGGAACGCAAAGTTGTTGACGCGGGTGGAAGACAGGACTGTCGTGAGACCAGCGGCGAGCGAGTTGAACCGGTTGAGCGAGTTCTGCCGTTCTGCGGCGGTGAAGGAGGGTGTGGTTTGGGAGGGCGTGGCTTCCCCTGTATCCGTGGAACGATTGAAGGAGTAGCGCACCATGAGGTTGTTATTTGAGCCGAGTTGCTGGTCGTATCGCGTTGACCAGAGCGCTTCGCGAAGTGGGGAGGGAGCGGAGGTGTTTTGAATCTGAGAGGTCGTGAAGTTACGCGTGCCGGTTTGAAGCGCAGCATTCTGGTCGCGGTATTCAAAACCTGTGAAGAGCCAGGCCTTGTCCTTTCGGATAGGACCACCGAGCGTCGCGCCATACTGTTCTCTGTCGAATGGCGGCGTCCGGAGGGACCGGTCGAACGTCGCTGGGAGTGCCTGCAGATTGCGATTGCGTTCGTAGAAAAAGAGCGAGCCGTGATATTGGTTCGTCCCGGTCTTGGTGACGATGTTGACGATGCTGTTGCCCGAACGTCCGACCTCGGCTGTGAATCTTGCGGTCGCTATCTGGAACTCCTGGATGGAGTCTTCGGGGAAGTTTGCGAGCGTGCCACCAACCACTTCGTCGTTGTTGTCTCCTCCGTCGACAGTAATGTTGCCGCCTCTTCCGAAGCCGCCCGCTGAGCTCACTTCGAGCGTGTTCGTCTTTGTGGGGTCGAAGGTCGGCGCCGGGCGGTTACCCGGGACGAGATATGCGAGCTCGAGGAAGTTTCTACCGTTGAGGGGAATACTCGAAATCGTCTGCGATGTGATCTGGCCTTGGATCATAGACTGCGTAAGATCGACCGCCTGGTTGACGCCAGTGACATTTATTGTCTCTTTGGCGCCTGCGGCGTGCAGACCAACGTCGACTGTCTGTGTCTTCCCCACTGCGAGAATGAGGCCGTGGGTCTCGGTCGCCGCAAAGGTCGGACTCTCGACTCGCAGGTCGTAGGTTCCAACTTCCAGGGAAGGAAATACGTAGAGACCCTCGGCATTGGTCTGCGTCTCGCGCGATGTGCCCTGGGCCAGATTCGTGACGGTCACTTGTGCCTCGGAAACCCTGAGGCCCTGCGGATCGGTGACCCTGCCGTTGAGTGTGCTGCTGGGAAGTTGGCCGTAAGCCAGTGTTGTCACCGTCATGCAAACAAGTACTGCGAGGGTCTTACGCATCGTCGCACTCCAATACCCGCACGAATCTACGAGGGTGTATCTCAAGGCGCACCCTCTCATACGTTTTTGCCGCGGAAATTCGTGGTCGGCTTACAGCGACGCAATACTACCGGCACGGCTCAACATTGTCGTGGTCCAGTAGATTGAGTTGTTTCTCGATCTAATGATTGGCTTATGCGGTTAGATTGATGCGCCAAGAGGTAGGTTTCGAAGGGTGACGGCTCTCTTTTTGTCCGCCTCCGACAACGCATCCAAAAACTTGCGGTCAGTTGCAAAGAGTGTTCAGAGTGCCTGAAAGAGTCAAGTTCTCGTCGGGGCTTCATCCCCCTTTGAACTTCAGTTTTGCAGATGACCTGATCGTAAAAAGTGCCGTCTGTCGGAAGATGTCTGGTGACATAGCCCGAGGAGATGCAAACGCGGGCCCGAGCGCAAAAAATCCCTACCTTTGGTGGCGGATCTGCCTTTCGGTGGCCTTTCCATTCCTAGCCACTTTCATACCTCTGTGGTGCCCCCTGTTTATCATTGCGAAGTACTCCGAGAGGAATGACCCTGTGCGATCTCCACGACAGCTCAAGATTGCCATTCTGCTTTTTTTCGCATCAATGACGTTCAGCAGGCAGACCTTCGCGCAGAACGGAAAGAATTCACCTGTCGTGGCCAGCGCCAAAGCTAGTTCCACACAAAAGCCAGACGGTGCAGCGGCTCAGTTGAGTGCGATCGTCGCCTCTGGGCGCCTTGAGGATCTTCGTTGGCCCAACTTCTCAGACTACCGGTTGCACCTCGTCAACTTTTACCGCCCTTCCGGATACAAACTGGCATGGGTTCGCGACGGCGAGCCGACCCCCCAGGCCATCGAGCTGATCCAGATATTGCAGAACGCCGATCGGGAGGGCCTTCGAGCGGAGGATTACGACGCCTCACGCTGGGCAGATCGCCTAAGACTGTTGCGGGGGCCGCATGAAAGCGCTGACGAAGCGCGCTTCGATGCCGCTCTCACCGCGTGCATCATGCGCTATGTCTCCGACGTGCACATTGGAAGGATCAACCCTGAAAATCTAGGGTTCGAGTTTGATGTCTCTCACAAGAAATTAGACTTGCCGCACTTTGTGCGCGAACGACTGTTTGATGGCTCCGATCTACATTCAGAATTGGCCGGGATCGAGCCCCCTTTCCCAAGCTACCAACGACTCCGCGCCGCTTTGTTGCACTATATGGAACTGGAGAAGAGCGGTGACGGGGAGAAAGTGCTTGACGTCGGTGGAGTTTCTCCGGGCGGCCAGTACGCAGGGATCGCAGGACTGACAAGCCGATTGCGACTGTTGGGCGATCTACCTGACAACGTCACGATACCACCTGACGCCAAGATTTATGACGGACCGTTGGTCGATGCAGTCAAACACTTTCAAAGACGTTTTGGTTTGCGGCCAACCGGAGAACTCGATTACAAAACCGTGGTCGAGATGAATGTGCCGCTGAGCGATCGTATTGAGCAGATGCAGTTGGGATTGGAAAGGTTCCGCTGGTTACCATACACATTCAAACAGCCTCCCATTGTTATCAATGTTCCAGAGTTCCGCCTCTACGCGTTCAACGAAAAAAATGAAGTGGGTCTCACGATGAGAGTGAATGTGGGCGAGGACTATAGCCACCAAACACCTATGTTTGAAGGCAATATCCAGTACCTCGTCTTTCGTCCTTATTGGACTCCCACGCCGAATATTCTGCGCAATGAGATCATCCCCGATATGGAAAAAAATCCTTCTCTGGAAACCCAAAATCTGGAGCTGGTCAGCGCAAGCGGGAAAGTCATCCGCTCCGGGAACGTCACTCCTGCGATGTTGCAGCAGGTTCGATCAGGACAGCTGACGGTGAGGCAACCTCCCGGTCCCGAGAATGGAATGGGACTCGTCAAATTTATGTTCCCCAACCAACACGACGTCTATATCCACGACACTCCTGCGAGCCTCGATATGTTCTCTGAGGCAACGGAAGGCGAAGAAGGAGAGTTGAAACGCGTCGCGAGCCATGGGTGCATCCACCTACAAGAACCCGCCAAGTTTGCAGCCTGGCTCCTCCGCAACACTCCCGGTTGGGACTCGGACCGAGTTGAGAAGGCCATGCACGACGGCCGAGATAACCTGCAAGTAAATCTCGCCCCAGCTGTTCCCGTGATGATCTTCTACATGACTGTTGTCGTGGAAGAGAACGGCGACGTTCACTTCTTTCACGATATCTACGACCACGACAGAACGCTCAAGCAGGAGTTGGCCTTGGGTTACCCTTATCCCAAATGAACTCAAGCGCCCCTCAATCGCAGATGGTCGCGACTAGAATGTAATTAGGGTTTGATCTCAATCGGTGTGCCGTCGACTACCACTCGCCAGATTTCGTCGATCTCTGCATTGGTTACTGCGATGCACCCGTTAGTCCAGTCACCCTGTCGCTGATCTGGCCCTTTGAAGTCATTTGGCAGCCCATGAATGAACAGGTCGCCACCGGTTGGGACACCCAGTTTTCTTGCGCGAGCCACGTCTTCCGCGTTCGGATAAGAGATGTGAATGGACCTGTGATACTGACTATGTGCGTTATGCCGATCGAGTACGTAGTTGCCTTCAGGAGTTTTGAGATCGCCTTCCCTGACCTTAAGGCCGACCGGATTACCTCCTAGCGATACGGTGTACGTTTTCAGCACTTCATTGCCCTTCATCAACAGAAGCTTTCTCTCCCCCTTAAGAACTAGCACTTTGTCTGCTATGGCAGACGCTGGGAAGGAGGGATTGTCGGCTGAAAGCGCATGCGCGAAAACGACCGCTAAAGCGAGAAGCGAGACAACAGCGAGCTTCGTAATCTTTCCCAACCACATGCTACTCGTGCTCCGCGTTACCGGTGAGAGAGGACACAAGAGGCGCGAAATCCCCCAATGGTTAGCCAGGATCAGCTAACCCCGTCAAGGAGAATAACTCACTTGCCAATTGCTTTATAGAAGGATACTCGAGACTGACCAATCATACGAAGGTGGGATATAGAACTGGTCTGCTTTGCGTCGACATAGGGTCCTCAGCATCGATACTGATTTGACGGATAGATCGGGCAAGTTGGTTTTCTAAATAGATTCCCTGAGACTGCGCTTCGCTGGATTGCCACTGCTGAACGTAGTTTCACTGGGACGCGCTAGGTATCTCACGCTTCCGAAGGATGCATGTTACCGTTCACGAGAGTCGCGGACGCGTTTCACCTTCAGGAGAGTAATCAGCATCTTGGGAAGATATGCGTTTACGATGGACGATCTTGCAGCGACCCGGTAAATGAGGAGGAGCTTTGGTGAAAACAAAGATGCTTGCATTACTCGCGTCGGTTTGCTTTGTGGGCGCTGGTGTTGTCGGAATTGGGCAGTCATTTAAACACGGGACCACGCAACGCGTGTTCGGCCATCGGTCCGTGCCGCTGCTGACCGTCGACGGATTGACGTTCAAGGATCTGGATCGGAATGGCCGTCTTGATCCGTATGAAGACTGGCGCCTGCCGGCGGAGACTCGAGCCGCAGACCTCGTCAAGCGTCTGAACGTAGAGCAGTTGGCCGGACTGATGGTGCATGGAACGCTGCCGGGTTCAGGAGCTCTCGCGGCTATCGGCACCGGGAATCAATACGATCTGGAAAAGTCACGTGATCTGATCGTGAATCGGAATATCTCCAGCTTTATTACTCGTATGGGGGGCGATGCGAAAGGCCTGGCCGAGCAGAACAATCGAATCCAGGAGCTGGCGGAATCCTCGCCGTTCGGCATTCCAATTACGATCTCGACCGATCCGCGCCACCATTTTCAAAATATTCTGGGAGCCAGTTCAGTGAATCCGGCGTTCTCCCAATGGCCCGAGACGCTCGGCCTCGCCGCCATCGGCGACGTTGACTTAACCAGAAGGTTTGGAGACATTGTGCGCCAAGAATATATCGCGGTCGGTATACGGGAATCGCTAGCGCCCCAAGCCGACCTGGCAACAGAGCCCCGATGGGCGCGGATCGACGGGACTTTCGGTGAAGATCCCGAGGTTGCGGGCAAGATGACTGCGGCTTACATCGAAGGCATTCAAAACGGAAAGGACGGCCTAAACCGCAACGGCGTTGCCGCGGTCGTAAAGCACTGGGTGGGATACGGCGCGGTGAAAGACGGCTGGGACAGCCACAATTTCTACGGCAGATTCGCTGCACTCGACGATCACGAATTAGCAATGCACATGATCCCGTTTGTGGCGGCCTTTCGGTCTCATGTAGCGACTGTGATGCCGACTTACGCGATCCTGCAGGGAGTGACTCTGAACGGAACAGCGTTGGAGCAGGTGGGAGCAGGCTTCAACCAACAACTGTTGACCGATTTGCTAAGGAAGAAAGAAGGGTTCGCTGGTCTGGTGCTCAGCGACTGGGGAATCACGGAAGACTGTACGGAAGCTTGCATGAATGGAGAACCTGAAGGCTCCAAACCGACTCCCGCCGATATCGGGGTGCCGTGGGGCGTAGAGTCGTTGAGCCGCAAGGAACGATTTGCCAAGGCGATCAATGCAGGAGTTGACCAAATTGGCGGCACAAACAATCCAGATGCGATTGTGGCCTGCGTCAAGAACGGGACCATCTCTCGGGATCGAGCAGAAATGGCAGCCAGAAGCATCCTGGAACAGAAGTTCTCGATGGGGCTGTTCGAGGATCCGTATGTGGATGTTGCCGCTGCGGGCAAGATCGTTGGGAATGGGGAGTTCGTGAAGGCCGGCGGGGACGCGCAGGCGCGTGCGGTTGTCATCCTCGAAAACAAGACCATCCCGAACACGGGTAGAAAGTTGCTTCCGTTGCCATCAAGTAAGCTCCGCCTTTATGTGCGAGGCATCGATCCGGCGGTTGCAGAAGCGGCTGGCTTCACCGTGGTTTCGGAGGTCAGCAAGGCGGACTTGGCGGTGATCCACGCAGCACCTCCGTTTGCCAGCGAACATCGGGGATATTTTTTTGGCAGTCGTCAGCATGAGGGCAGGCTGAATTACATCGAATCCGATCCGGACTATGAGGCACTCGTGGCGGCGAGCAAAGTCGTACCGACAGTGTTTGTGACTACCCTCGAACGTCCGCTGATCCTGACGAATGTAAAGGACAAGGCCACTGCGCTTCTGGGAGACTTCGGCATCGATAGCAAAGAGGTGCTGGAGGTTCTACAGGGTCGCGCAAATCCTCAAGGTCATCTGCGTTTTGAGCTACCCTCATCGCTCAATGGAGTGATGAAGCAGAATGGCGCTGAACCACATGACTCGGCTCCCCCGCTCTATGCGTACGGGTACGGGCTTAGCTACTGAACTCAAGATCATATTCGGGTACATTTGCTAGAACTGGAACTCTAGACTGACAAATGTGCGCAAATAGATGAAAGGTTCGTCAACAAAGAACGCGGGACGTCAAGACTCTTTAAACACTTCGTCGTATCGTTTCGGCCTCGGTAACGACGTAGTCCATCGGCACATCATACTGCTGGGGCCAAATCGTTTCGAGTCGCAAGGCCGCAAAGCCTACGCCGATACTAAGAGGTTTCGGTTCAGCCGCTGCCAACGTTCTGTCGTAATAACCACCACCGTACCCCAGCCGATAACAGCAATCATCATAACCAACCAGCGGGACTACCAAAGTGTCGGGGACCAAAACGCGAGACTCTGCAGGATAAGGAATACCAAACACACCGGCAACCATACGGCATCCTGGGGTCCAGAGGCGAAAAGTGAGCGGTTGCGATCGCCCAACAACCATCGGGAGTGCAGCAGTTCCTCCTTCAGCGAGAAAACGATGGATTAGAGGAAATACTTCGATCTCGCCCCGAAAGGGCCAATAGAAACCAGCAATCCTTGTCCCATGGGATTGGAATATAGAATTCACCCCGTTGAGGACGTCATCGCTTGCGCTGGTCCGTTGCTTTTCAGGAAAGGAAGTGCGCAATTCAAGAAGCTCTGACCTTTTTTGTTCTCGCCAGGCGATGAGTTGTGCTTCCTGTCCAGTCCCTGCGAACCCAGGGTTCATTGGGTCATCCATATTATTTTTTAGCGTAGTTGCATCTGTGTTTTGCGTAAGAACAGTGTAATCCCTTGCGATGGACCCAAGTGCACATTCGGGACGGTAACACTTGCCTCATCTTCATCGGTTGCGATGAAGATCACGTCGCTGAATGGAATCTTTTGTAATTACTACGACAGCGGCGACGATTCCAACCAGCGGAAAAAGAACTAATAACAACACATAGAAGATCATGGACATCTCCCCAAGACCAAATTTGTCTATCTTGCCTTGCTACTCGCGAACGCTCGTAGTCCGGCGAACAGCGGTTGATGTTCTATGCTCCGCGTGTAGCTCGTCTCACTTGATAGTCAGCTAACCATGGCACAGCCAACTCTTGCCAAGAGAATACATCGCAATACGATGTAATTGCTCAACATACCACACGAGGAAAATAGCTGGGTAGTAGAAGTGTGCTTGTGTTTTCAACCCTTCCAAGATCGAGCGCTAAATCAGTAGTCGGACGCACTAAAGCTATGTGAGATCCGTGGTCAATCAGAATCACATAGCCCTGGATTACTTTTGGCTTTTAAGGAGCGGGAGGCTTGCAACCTCGCTCATTGTTCGAGGTTGCTTCTGAAGTTCCTACCATCGGTCTCCTCGGTGCGCATCAGTGAACACCGAAGCACATCCGGGGGGCGTTCCGCACGCACTGAAAGGCGCAACAGGCACCGACCATGCATAGGGAAAAATGGCACTCGCGCAGAAGTGATCCGTTTACTGGTAAGTCATTTGTCGTATTGGTGCCGGGAGGGGGGGTCGAACCCCCACGAGGTTGCCCTCGGCGGATTTTGAGTCCGCTGCGTCTGCCAGTTCCGCCATCCCGGCTATATTTGCAATCTCTGAGAGACTCTATTCTTTGCTCTCCAGCACTCAATGCGAAACTAGAGCGCCTAAGATTGGCCTGCTAAATTAGTGACCTCATGCCTCTAGTATCGCATAGCATTCGTCTACCGACATACTTTCAACCGCGACGGTTAGGCCAAAGCCAGGCAGCCCCGCGGACACCGCTAGAGTCTCCGTACTTTGCTTGAACGATCGGTGTCGAGGTCTCCCCTCCGAAAACATATTGCGGCAACAGCTTAGGCAGCGCTCCATAAATATGCTCCACCCTGGATACTCCCCCGCCAACCACAATCACATCTGGGTCGAGGATGTTGATCACATTGGATAGCCCGCGCGCCAGACGATCTTCGAACCGCTCGATAGCCTCTGCGGCCACCCGATCGCCCGCAGCGAAGTTTGCAACGAT
Coding sequences within:
- a CDS encoding L,D-transpeptidase family protein, with translation MRSPRQLKIAILLFFASMTFSRQTFAQNGKNSPVVASAKASSTQKPDGAAAQLSAIVASGRLEDLRWPNFSDYRLHLVNFYRPSGYKLAWVRDGEPTPQAIELIQILQNADREGLRAEDYDASRWADRLRLLRGPHESADEARFDAALTACIMRYVSDVHIGRINPENLGFEFDVSHKKLDLPHFVRERLFDGSDLHSELAGIEPPFPSYQRLRAALLHYMELEKSGDGEKVLDVGGVSPGGQYAGIAGLTSRLRLLGDLPDNVTIPPDAKIYDGPLVDAVKHFQRRFGLRPTGELDYKTVVEMNVPLSDRIEQMQLGLERFRWLPYTFKQPPIVINVPEFRLYAFNEKNEVGLTMRVNVGEDYSHQTPMFEGNIQYLVFRPYWTPTPNILRNEIIPDMEKNPSLETQNLELVSASGKVIRSGNVTPAMLQQVRSGQLTVRQPPGPENGMGLVKFMFPNQHDVYIHDTPASLDMFSEATEGEEGELKRVASHGCIHLQEPAKFAAWLLRNTPGWDSDRVEKAMHDGRDNLQVNLAPAVPVMIFYMTVVVEENGDVHFFHDIYDHDRTLKQELALGYPYPK
- a CDS encoding L,D-transpeptidase family protein, with amino-acid sequence MWLGKITKLAVVSLLALAVVFAHALSADNPSFPASAIADKVLVLKGERKLLLMKGNEVLKTYTVSLGGNPVGLKVREGDLKTPEGNYVLDRHNAHSQYHRSIHISYPNAEDVARARKLGVPTGGDLFIHGLPNDFKGPDQRQGDWTNGCIAVTNAEIDEIWRVVVDGTPIEIKP
- a CDS encoding glycoside hydrolase family 3 protein produces the protein MKTKMLALLASVCFVGAGVVGIGQSFKHGTTQRVFGHRSVPLLTVDGLTFKDLDRNGRLDPYEDWRLPAETRAADLVKRLNVEQLAGLMVHGTLPGSGALAAIGTGNQYDLEKSRDLIVNRNISSFITRMGGDAKGLAEQNNRIQELAESSPFGIPITISTDPRHHFQNILGASSVNPAFSQWPETLGLAAIGDVDLTRRFGDIVRQEYIAVGIRESLAPQADLATEPRWARIDGTFGEDPEVAGKMTAAYIEGIQNGKDGLNRNGVAAVVKHWVGYGAVKDGWDSHNFYGRFAALDDHELAMHMIPFVAAFRSHVATVMPTYAILQGVTLNGTALEQVGAGFNQQLLTDLLRKKEGFAGLVLSDWGITEDCTEACMNGEPEGSKPTPADIGVPWGVESLSRKERFAKAINAGVDQIGGTNNPDAIVACVKNGTISRDRAEMAARSILEQKFSMGLFEDPYVDVAAAGKIVGNGEFVKAGGDAQARAVVILENKTIPNTGRKLLPLPSSKLRLYVRGIDPAVAEAAGFTVVSEVSKADLAVIHAAPPFASEHRGYFFGSRQHEGRLNYIESDPDYEALVAASKVVPTVFVTTLERPLILTNVKDKATALLGDFGIDSKEVLEVLQGRANPQGHLRFELPSSLNGVMKQNGAEPHDSAPPLYAYGYGLSY
- a CDS encoding 5-formyltetrahydrofolate cyclo-ligase; the encoded protein is MDDPMNPGFAGTGQEAQLIAWREQKRSELLELRTSFPEKQRTSASDDVLNGVNSIFQSHGTRIAGFYWPFRGEIEVFPLIHRFLAEGGTAALPMVVGRSQPLTFRLWTPGCRMVAGVFGIPYPAESRVLVPDTLVVPLVGYDDCCYRLGYGGGYYDRTLAAAEPKPLSIGVGFAALRLETIWPQQYDVPMDYVVTEAETIRRSV